The following coding sequences are from one Granulicella sp. L56 window:
- a CDS encoding CBS domain-containing protein, with amino-acid sequence MSELTTTVGTVLRQKAGEIWSTTPDASVYEAIVMMAEKQVGALFVMEHGALAGIISERDYARKVILQERSSKETRVREIMTSPVISVSLQHTVGECMRMVTNHRIRHLPVEDRGKVVGMVSIGDLVNSAISEQEARIRHLEAYISQ; translated from the coding sequence ATGAGTGAATTGACCACAACAGTCGGCACAGTGCTGCGGCAAAAGGCGGGAGAGATCTGGTCGACGACGCCGGATGCTTCCGTGTATGAGGCCATCGTGATGATGGCCGAGAAGCAAGTGGGCGCTCTGTTCGTGATGGAACATGGGGCGCTGGCCGGCATCATCTCGGAGCGCGATTATGCGCGCAAGGTGATCCTGCAGGAGAGATCGTCGAAGGAAACCAGGGTGCGGGAGATTATGACCTCTCCCGTAATCTCCGTCTCGTTGCAGCACACGGTAGGCGAGTGCATGCGCATGGTGACCAACCATCGCATACGACATCTTCCGGTCGAGGACCGCGGCAAGGTGGTGGGAATGGTCTCGATCGGCGACCTGGTGAACTCCGCGATCTCCGAGCAGGAGGCGAGAATCCGCCATCTTGAGGCTTATATCTCGCAGTAG
- a CDS encoding YafY family protein: MKASRLMSALMLLQAHGQLSTRELSERLEVSQRTMHRDMEALCIAGVPLTALRGAQGGWRLEKGWRTQVPGLDEPELRALLMAQPRALGDPLLAAAAERAFGKLMAALPVSMRRQAEAMRERLHVDHTGWHPSSEDLSMLPVVQDAVARDCRVTFDYTRADGETAARTVDPLGLVAKGSTWYLVARTAKGMRTYRVSRMQAVTALATSFKRPARFSLGRYWRESTARLEQARRTYEATLLMAPSAASSLSQWRNPVSAEQAVAKRLIPEGWLALRVGFEGEEQARFIILGFGPRVQVVEPEALRERVLADARAIAGADS; this comes from the coding sequence GTGAAGGCCAGTCGTCTTATGTCTGCGCTGATGCTGTTGCAGGCGCACGGGCAACTTAGCACGCGGGAGTTGTCGGAGCGGCTTGAGGTCTCGCAGCGAACGATGCATCGCGATATGGAAGCCTTATGCATAGCGGGAGTGCCGCTGACAGCGTTGCGCGGAGCACAGGGCGGCTGGCGGCTGGAGAAGGGCTGGCGCACACAGGTTCCCGGGCTGGACGAGCCGGAGTTGCGCGCCCTGCTGATGGCACAGCCACGTGCGCTGGGCGATCCACTGCTGGCTGCAGCGGCGGAGCGTGCGTTCGGCAAACTGATGGCTGCCCTGCCCGTCTCTATGCGCCGTCAGGCCGAGGCGATGCGCGAGCGGCTGCATGTAGACCATACCGGATGGCACCCTTCGTCCGAAGACCTGTCGATGTTGCCCGTAGTACAGGATGCAGTCGCGAGGGATTGCAGGGTGACGTTCGACTACACACGTGCCGATGGCGAAACAGCGGCGCGAACAGTCGATCCTCTGGGACTGGTGGCCAAGGGTTCGACCTGGTATCTGGTGGCACGGACGGCGAAGGGGATGCGTACCTATCGCGTCTCTCGAATGCAGGCAGTGACGGCGCTGGCGACAAGCTTCAAGCGTCCGGCAAGGTTTAGCCTCGGCAGATATTGGAGAGAATCTACCGCTCGATTGGAGCAGGCGCGGCGGACCTATGAAGCCACGCTCCTGATGGCTCCGTCTGCGGCAAGCTCACTAAGCCAGTGGCGCAATCCTGTCTCTGCCGAACAAGCCGTAGCGAAGAGATTAATTCCAGAGGGCTGGCTTGCTCTACGGGTTGGATTCGAAGGCGAAGAGCAGGCGCGGTTCATTATTCTGGGCTTCGGGCCAAGGGTGCAGGTGGTTGAGCCGGAGGCGTTGCGCGAGCGTGTGTTGGCAGATGCTCGCGCAATCGCCGGAGCCGACAGCTAG
- a CDS encoding FmdE family protein produces MPSFVDGAHPAYHHPMQTFDELLREAEIAHGHLCAGQILGVRMAMLGCRRLGIDDPKGADRKRLVTFVEIDRCATDAIAVVTGCRLGKRALKFRDWGKMAATFLDLRTDKAIRISALESSKQRARDLYPHIENKNQQQMLAYRELPDEDLFSEQWVHVPMHARELPGYKSLRIACALCGEGINYDRQIEIDGRILCQGCASPETRYYQPLLEKLD; encoded by the coding sequence TTGCCGAGCTTTGTCGATGGAGCGCATCCCGCCTATCATCACCCCATGCAGACCTTTGACGAGCTCCTCCGCGAAGCCGAGATCGCCCACGGCCATCTCTGCGCCGGGCAGATCCTCGGCGTCCGCATGGCCATGCTCGGCTGCCGGCGTCTCGGCATCGACGACCCCAAGGGAGCCGATCGCAAGCGCCTCGTCACCTTCGTTGAGATCGACCGCTGCGCCACGGATGCGATTGCGGTGGTCACGGGCTGCCGCCTGGGCAAGCGCGCACTCAAGTTTCGCGACTGGGGCAAGATGGCGGCGACGTTTCTCGATCTAAGGACCGATAAAGCCATTCGTATCTCTGCCTTAGAGTCGTCCAAGCAGCGCGCCCGCGACCTCTATCCCCACATCGAAAACAAGAACCAGCAGCAGATGCTTGCCTACCGCGAGCTGCCCGACGAAGACCTCTTCAGCGAGCAATGGGTTCACGTTCCAATGCACGCCCGCGAGCTGCCCGGCTATAAATCTCTTCGCATTGCTTGCGCTCTCTGTGGCGAAGGCATCAATTACGACCGCCAGATCGAGATCGACGGTCGAATTCTCTGCCAGGGCTGCGCTTCTCCTGAGACGCGCTACTACCAGCCGCTACTCGAAAAGCTGGACTGA
- a CDS encoding DinB family protein codes for MELKEFFLAQLDREAASSRKAIERTPEGRNDWQPHEKSMKLGLLAALVATMHGWVSMMIETDELNLDDPRNEDLKTKPVATTAELLKLLDEGVAKARKSLEATTEEHLLKSWSFKMGGKTISEAPRHVIITDSVFSHLAHHRGQLTVYLRLNEASVPAIYGPSADEQF; via the coding sequence ATGGAACTGAAAGAGTTTTTTCTCGCCCAGCTCGATCGCGAAGCAGCATCCTCCCGCAAAGCAATCGAGCGTACCCCTGAAGGCCGCAACGATTGGCAGCCGCACGAGAAGTCCATGAAACTCGGTCTACTGGCCGCGCTCGTCGCCACCATGCACGGGTGGGTATCGATGATGATCGAGACGGACGAGCTCAATCTCGACGACCCTCGCAATGAAGATCTCAAGACCAAGCCGGTTGCTACCACGGCCGAGTTGTTGAAGCTTCTCGATGAAGGCGTCGCCAAGGCCCGCAAATCGCTCGAAGCCACCACCGAAGAACATCTCCTCAAGTCCTGGAGCTTCAAGATGGGTGGCAAAACCATCAGCGAGGCGCCCCGCCACGTCATAATTACGGACTCCGTCTTCAGCCATCTCGCCCACCATCGCGGACAGCTCACCGTCTACCTCCGCCTCAACGAAGCCAGCGTTCCGGCCATCTACGGGCCATCGGCCGACGAGCAGTTCTAG